The Podospora pseudopauciseta strain CBS 411.78 chromosome 2 map unlocalized CBS411.78m_2, whole genome shotgun sequence genome has a window encoding:
- the FDH1_1 gene encoding formate dehydrogenase (NAD+) (COG:Q; EggNog:ENOG503NVMR; BUSCO:EOG09262PIH) has product MSDTAGKTITCKAAIAWGPGQELSYEDVEVAPPKAHEVRIKIAYTGVCHTDAYTLSGKDPEGAFPVILGHEGAGIVESVGEGVTNVKPGDHVVALYTPECKECKFCKSGKTNLCGKIRATQGKGVMPDGTSRFRARGQDILHFMGTSTFSQYTVVADISVVAVQQDAPMDRTCLLGCGITTGYGAARITANVEEGSSVAIFGAGCVGLSVIQGAVANKAGKIIVVDVNPSKEEWSRKFGATDFVNPTKLPEGQSVVDKLIEITDGGCDYTFDCTGNVNVMRAALEACHKGWGQSIIIGVAAAGQEIATRPFQLVTGRVWRGSAFGGVKGRSQLPGLVQDYLDGKLKVDEFITHRKKLGEINEAFEVMKQGDCIRAVVTMDE; this is encoded by the exons ATGTCCGATACAGCTGGCAAG ACCATCACCTGCAAGGCGGCCATCGCCTGGGGCCCCGGCCAGGAGCTCTCCTACGAGGACGTTGAAGTCGCACCGCCCAAGGCCCACGAGGTCAGAATCAAAATCGCCTACACCGGTGTCTGCCACACAG ACGCCTACACCCTCTCAGGCAAAGACCCCGAGGGCGCCTTCCCCGTCATCCTCGGCCACGAGGGCGCCGGCATCGTCGAGTCCGTCGGCGAGGGCGTCACCAACGTCAAGCCGGGCGACCACGTCGTGGCCCTCTACACGCCCGAATGCAAAGAGTGCAAGTTTTGCAAGTCGGGCAAGACCAACCTCTGCGGCAAAATCCGTGCCACCCAAGGGAAAGGTGTCATGCCTGATGGGACTTCCCGGTTCAGGGCACGGGGGCAGGATATCCTTCACTTTATGGGGACGTCGACTTTCTCGCAGTACACCGTCGTGGCTGACATCTCTGTTGTCGCGGTGCAGCAGGATGCGCCGATGGATAGGACGTGCCTGTTGGGGTGCGGGATCACGACGGGTTACGGTGCGGCGAGGATCACGGCgaatgtggaggaggggagctcGGTTGCCATCTTTGGGGCGGGGTGTGTGGGCTTGAGTGTGATTCAGGGCGCGGTGGCGAACAAGGCGGGGAAGATTATTGTTGTGGATGTGAACCCGAGCAAGGAGGAGTGGTCGAGGAAGTTTGGGGCGACGGATTTTGTGAACCCGACCAAGCTGCCCGAGGGGCAGAGCGTGGTGGACAAGCTGATTGAGATTACGGATGGGGGGTGCGACTACACGTTTGACTGCACGGGGAATGTGAATGTGATGAGGGCGGCGTTGGAGGCGTGTCATAAGGGGTGGGGGCAGAGTATCATTATTGGGGTTGCGGCGGCGGGGCAGGAGATTGCTACTAGAc CGTTCCAGCTTGTCACTGGTCGTGTGTGGAGGGGTAGCGCCTTTGGCGGTGTCAAGGGCCGGTCCCAACTTCCTGGGCTGGTGCAGGATTATCTTGATGGCAAGCTCAAGGTGGATGAGTTTATTACCCACCGCAAGAAGTTGGGGGAGATCAATGAGGCATTTGAGGTTATGAAGCAGGGTGATTGCATTCGTGCTGTTGTCACTATGGACGAGTAA
- a CDS encoding uncharacterized protein (COG:S; EggNog:ENOG503P5HT), whose translation MSGEPAPSPLPTYVYKIIPSAPPSPIPDFYPLSDLDRQDGFVHLSTAWQVPITSSLFFTSFKSFHILKLRLSNFPQESVKWDEVPGTNGCPHLYGTFGAKDVVDSKEFVRGDDQTWEDVLRGDSWLE comes from the exons ATGAGCGGCGAaccagccccctcccccctcccaacctaCGTCTACAAGATCatcccctccgcccctccctccccgatCCCCGATTTTTATCCGCTCTCGGATCTCGACCGGCAAGACGGGTTCGTGCACCTGAGCACCGCATGGCAG gtccccatcacctcctccctcttcttcacctcatTCAAGTCCTTCcacatcctcaaactccGCCTCTCCAACTTCCCCCAAGAAAGCGTAAAATGGGACGAAGTCCCCGGCACCAACGGCTGCCCCCATCTCTACGGCACCTTTGGCGCCAAGGACGTTGTTGACAGCAAAGAGTTCGTCCGGGGAGATGACCAAACCTGGGAGGATGTCTTGAGGGGTGATAGCTGGCTCGAATAG
- a CDS encoding uncharacterized protein (COG:S; EggNog:ENOG503P2J7) produces MPKKVRCSLTDCKAVAQRISGDCAFCGGHYCSNHRLLEDHKCQGLEDCKKEAFEQNAMQLNKERTQVIRGV; encoded by the exons ATGCCCAAGAAGGTCAGATGCTCGCTCACCGACTGCAAGGCTGTCGCCCAACGCATTTCCGGCGACTGTGCTTTCTGCGGCGGACACTATTGCAGCAACCACCGTCTGCTAGAAGACCACAAGTGCCAGGGCCTGGAGGAC TGCAAAAAGGAAGCCTTCGAGCAAAACGCGATGCAGCTCAACAAAGAAAGAACCCAAGTCATCAGGGGTGTATAA
- a CDS encoding uncharacterized protein (EggNog:ENOG503Q3SX) — MRPEVVSVGPSASMEIVGEEIVDPPRPSPPSSSSTPPTPTTFILETEPQPQQQHQTSGFFARIRSSVMESLEKRKLGGVRVEYTEIPSSELEHEEQGVETVNGEPASCSKCGQPSSRHGRGGQRKKGLWKSWGLQLRVTVLGVGLLALILLLNLLSAIKDSLIGARHNDYDPFVNWGQPNTGTEDLSWYPTDFLRDVIPLPCHSHNDYWRRVPLFDALYAGCTGVEADVWLFNNDLLVGHDLASLQVNRTFQSLYVNPIVDILEKQNPKTPYYNGTLNGVFDVDPAQTLVLLIDLKTSGHETWPHVLRQLDPLRERGWLSFYEDGEFRSRPVTVVGTGNTPFDLILTPPYPTTTTTTAKYSNLTSPPDRDAFFDAPLDKLLPDSPYNSSNSYYASVSFFRSIGITQWWKGGEPTAGQLAKIRGHLAAAKERGLVSRYWELPAWPIHVRNKIWEVLVGEGMGMLNVDDLKGATSEDWRRIRTWRRILRLF, encoded by the exons ATGCGCCCAGAAGTGGTCTCGGTGGGGCCGTCTGCCAGCATGGAGATCGTCGGGGAGGAGATAGTGGATCCGCCGAGaccatcgccgccatcatcgtcatcgacGCCGCCAACTCCGACCACCTTCATCCTCGAAACtgaaccacaaccacaacaacaacaccaaacgAGCGGGTTTTTTGCCAGGATACGCTCCTCTGTCATGGAGTCACTTGAGAAGAGGAAGCTGGGCGGTGTAAGAGTGGAATACACCGAGATTCCCAGCAGCGAACTTGAGCATGAAGAGCAGGGTGTGGAGACGGTGAATGGTGAGCCAGCGAGCTGCAGCAAATGCGGGCAACCATCATCACGGcatgggagaggagggcagaggaagaaggggctGTGGAAGTCGTGGGGGTTGCAATTGCGGGTTACGGTGCTTGGAGTAGGATTGTT agccctcatcctcctcctcaacctcctctccgccatcAAAGACTCCCTCATCGGCGCCCGCCACAACGACTACGACCCCTTTGTCAACTGGGGCCAACCCAACACCGGCACGGAGGATCTCTCCTGGTACCCAACTGACTTCCTCCGGGAcgtcatccccctcccctgccACTCCCACAATGACTACTGGCGCCGCGTCCCGTTATTCGACGCCCTCTACGCGGGGTGCACAGGAGTAGAAGCCGACGTCTGGCTATTCAACAACGACCTGCTTGTCGGCCACGACCTGGCTTCCTTGCAAGTAAACCGCACGTTTCAATCCCTCTACGTCAACCCCATCGTCGACATCTTGGAGAAGCAAAACCCCAAAACACCGTACTACAACGGGACGCTCAATGGAGTCTTTGACGTCGACCCTGCCCAAACTTTGGTCTTGCTGATTGATCTCAAGACCTCGGGTCATGAGACTTGGCCGCACGTGCTGAGGCAACTTGATCCCCtgagggaaaggggatggCTTTCGTTTTATGAGGATGGGGAATTTCGCTCGAGGCCTGTGACGGTTGTGGGCACGGGGAATACACCCTTTGACCTCATTTTGACACCCCCTtacccaaccaccaccaccaccaccgctaaATACTCCAACCTGACCTCTCCTCCTGACCGCGACGCGTTTTTTGACGCCCCGCTTGATAAACTTCTACCCGATTCCCCATATAACAGCTCAAACTCTTATTATGCCTCGGTGAGCTTCTTCAGGTCGATAGGTATTACCcagtggtggaaggggggcgAGCCAACAGCTGggcagctggccaagatcaGGGGGCATCTGGCGGCGGCAAAggaaagggggttggtgagcaGGTACTGGGAGCTGCCTGCTTGGCCGATTCATGTGAGGAATAAGATTTGGGAGgtgctggttggggaggggatgggcATGTTGAATGTGGATGATTTGAAGGGGGCGACGAGCGAggattggaggaggattaggacttggaggaggatattgAGGTTGTTTTGA
- a CDS encoding uncharacterized protein (COG:O; EggNog:ENOG503NXU7), translated as MSGFLSLIAWSFLPNLVTGWTQTILYSIVIRAGDPHPTPGTPRWAEHRRKIHIAVVTVYLLYTIYEADHDIQSTPSFYSSLGVPLTATEKEIKSRFRRLAAHFHPDKIKDSKIAADDANTYFVHLQLAQDTLTNGAKRFAYDRFGPEAVTGWQHCSSVADYVYRGFKGIVPYYTLAALSMYGFGLLGYLDWGKFERWLVLALLFLFESHAVTRPYPPVLLTKFINPFVTWFPGRQPYLQFQAITLAKKLALTLYLAFSQIGPLLTADTTSGNIVVGRGGRGTGNEEQELRKGLERLEGTVRRLDTDATNLLQLELAPFAGDEKGMGEVWRRVREWLVHNTIRSDPMVRDAMGRSLARRRTGAPVGARGTK; from the exons ATGTCCGGCTTTCTCTCTTTGATAGCCTGGAGCTTCCTCCCCAAT CTGGTAACAGGCTGGACGCAAACAATCCTCTACAGCATCGTCATCCGCGCCGGCGACCCCCACCCCACGCCGGGAACCCCCCGATGGGCCGAACACCGTCGCAAAATCCACATTGCCGTCGTCACGGTTTATTTGTTGTATACCATCTACGAAGCCGATCATGACATAcaatccaccccctcatTTTACTCCTCCCTTGGAGTCCCCCTGACAGCCACAGAGAAGGAGATCAAATCCCGCTTCCGGAGACTGGCGGCGCACTTCCATCCAGACAAGATCAAAGACAGCAAGATCGCTGCCGACGATGCGAATACCTATTTTGTGCACCTGCAGCTGGCGCAGGATACGTTGACGAACGGGGCCAAGAGGTTTGCTTACGATCGGTTTGGGCCGGAGGCGGTGACGGGGTGGCAGCATTGCAGCAGCGTGGCGGATTATGTGTACAGGGGCTTCAAGGGGATCGTGCCGTACTACACGCTGGCGGCGCTGTCGATGTACGGGTTTGGGTTGCTGGGGTATCTGGACTGGGGAAAGTTTGAGAGGTGGTTGGTGCTGGCActgctgtttttgtttgagAGCCATGCTGTCACGAGACCGTACCCGCCGGTTTTGCTGACAAAATTTATTAACCCTTTTGTTACTTGGTTTCCTGGTCGGCAGCCGTATTTGCAGTTTCAGGCGATTACGCTGGCCAAGAAGTTGGCGTTGACGCTGTATCTGGCCTTTTCGCAGATTGGTCCGTTGCTGACGGCTGATACGACGAGTGGGAACATTGTtgtgggaaggggtgggagggggacggggaatgaggagcaggagttgaggaaggggcttgagaggttggaggggacGGTCAGAAGGTTGGATACGGATGCGACGAATTTGTTGCAGTTGGAGCTGGCGCCGTTTGCgggggatgagaaggggatgggggaggtgtggaggcgggtgagggagtggttgGTGCATAATACTATTAGGAGTGATCCGATGGTGAGGGATGCTATGGGACGGagtttggcgaggaggaggacagggGCGCCGGTTGGGGCCAGGGGGACAAAGTAG
- the PFA3 gene encoding palmitoyltransferase for Vac8p (COG:S; EggNog:ENOG503NZ5J), with protein MDATPLSRSPPPSPSPILPVARSATRQFPPILEAPSHDCESSTENMGSARRWARKIERTCCTCATYFPLAFVYGITTWAVYVLWDLCSVPSRVEWLGTTYKLVGFALYAMLNWCYTTAVFTPPGSTTNDHGYSTLPTHAAPSATSYTVKSNGELRFCKKCQARKPDRAHHCSTCRRCVLKMDHHCPWLATCIGLRNHKAFLLFLIYTTIFSLYAFLGSASWVWEEIFANTTYVENLMPVNYICLAIVAGIIGIVVGAFTGWHIYLATRGQTTIECLEKTRYLTPLRESMHRTYINQHTPGQGVQLPSYGQQLLDIHQNAIPGVTRPEEGEELRQEPSHPSVNPELQAGSRRFTPSEMEQYRARKRYEEFMDEQDATKLPNAFDLGAKRNLLHLFGPVPLLWPIPICNTTGDGWSWEPSPEWLEARDRIAREREQQRERERVAGWGADSDYPEPDPQPPMVRVDGGAGRHYLQPSRPASRVPSPLPSPGHRKAQSKADRILGRDPNLYVDDPVSPGLGAGQQDVNLRRLSPAGRTVEDELEEIDNEIDEGEQTEQVKQEDIRARKERIAMNVVTNGRWGAGARSPLLISSPRLGQGGSGTSSPRRGGMGSGASTPRREYDRVDDDDGVD; from the exons ATGGATGCAACGCCGTTATCCAGATCCCCTCCGCCATCACCTTCCCCGATCCTTCCAGTTGCTCGTTCCGCGACCAGACAGTTTCCCCCTATTCTCGAAGCACCATCCCACGATTGCGAATCCTCGACAGAAAACATGGGAAGCGCTCGCCGGTGGGCGAGAAAGATTGAGCGCACATGTTGCACTTGCGCGACGTATTTTCCCTTGGCATTCGTGTACGGGATAACAACTTGGGCCGTCTATGTGTTGTGGGATCTCTGCTCTGTGCCATCGAGGGTGGAATGGCTGG GGACCACTTATAAACTTGTTGGCTTTGCCCTCTACGCCATGCTCAACTGGTGCTACACCACTGCCGTATTTACACCACCGGGAAGCACGACGAACGATCATGGCTACAGCACGCTACCGACCCACGCCGCCCCTTCGGCCACATCATACACCGTCAAGTCCAATGGCGAGCTCCGTTTCTGCAAGAAATGCCAGGCTCGGAAGCCCGACCGCGCCCATCATTGCTCCACCTGCCGCCGGTGTGTCCTCAAGATGGACCATCACTGCCCCTGGCTAGCAACCTGCATCGGTCTCCGAAACCACAAGGccttcctcctttttctcATCTATACCACAATTTTCTCTCTATACGCATTCCTTGGCTCCGCCAGCTGGGTCTGGGAAGAGATCTTCGCCAACACTACTTACGTCGAAAATCTCATGCCAGTTAACTACATCTGCCTTGCCATCGTTGCCGGTATCATCGGCATTGTAGTCGGGGCATTCACAGGGTGGCATATCTATCTCGCTACCAGAGGCCAAACAACCATCGAGTGCTTGGAGAAAACTAGATATTTGACCCCTCTCAGGGAATCCATGCACAGGACCTACATCAACCAACACACTCCCGGTCAAGGCGTCCAGCTCCCTTCTTACGGTCAACAACTCCTCGATATTCATCAAAACGCAATTCCGGGTGTCACTCGGcctgaagaaggcgaggaacTTCGTCAAGAACCCTCGCATCCCTCCGTCAACCCCGAGTTGCAAGCTGGCTCGAGGAGATTTACACCCTCTGAAATGGAGCAGTACCGGGCCCGCAAGCGCTATGAAGAATTCATGGACGAGCAGGATGCAACCAAACTTCCCAATGCTTTCGACCTCGGCGCCAAGAGGAACCTGCTTCATTTGTTCGGCCCTGTCCCGCTATTATGGCCGATTCCAATCTGCAACACGACTGGCGATGGCTGGAGCTGGGAGCCCAGTCCCGAGTGGCTTGAAGCGAGAGACAGGATCGCAAGAGAGCGGGAACAGCAACGGGAAAGAGAGCGGGTGGCAGGCTGGGGAGCTGATTCGGATTACCCTGAGCCTGATCCTCAACCGCCCATGGTGAGAGTTGATGGCGGAGCAGGGAGACATTATTTACAGCCTTCCAGACCGGCCAGCAGAGTTCCGTCACCTTTGCCTTCTCCTGGTCACAGAAAGGCGCAAAGCAAAGCCGACAGGATACTGGGCCGCGATCCCAACCTCTATGTGGACGATCCCGTCAGCCCTGGGCTTGGAGCTGGGCAGCAGGATGTTAATCTGAGGAGGTTAAGTCCCGCCGGGcggacggtggaggatgagctggaggagattgaTAACGAGATTGATGAAGGGGAGCAGACTGAACAAGTGAAACAGGAGGATATtagggcgaggaaggagaggataGCGATGAATGTGGTGACTAATGGGCGATGGGGTGCCGGGGCGAGGAGTCCGTTGCTGATTAGCAGTCCCAGACTAGGACAGGGAGGAAGTGGGACGAGTTCACCGAGGCGGGGGGGGATGGGCAGTGGTGCGAGTacgccgaggagggagtaTGAtagggtggatgatgatgatggggttgattgA
- a CDS encoding uncharacterized protein (EggNog:ENOG503NZIA; COG:S; BUSCO:EOG092640ET): MWWLINACSSAIFLFSIVLSIPIAFDVGGRDAGLAYSLSLFLFYIFYSTSKLITPEKSRIRWFFKSLVGLSQWIVIPALLIWALNRFSVDADSANWVSRTFAHVTGHHKSWREWFWGSEGFVENVALGSWDNTLSYSSPVFQLLEGFCSLLVIQAAGQIARWLVNRGRSDTWITLLIISGAISSMAIYFLWRVMCFPQIGNFDATLIGVAMTSAFFLCGFGIASGRGNPIESSLLFAYTVLCVYQIFTDYQPSPEAAAAAEAAAAAQPDFPPLPPILMASYTTLIHMLSSLPSAFGLSFQFLYAAFQTITPSVIISLTYRTIVFYCATRIIPAVRELGAQAIMEEPTLDESDGANRVLGFLSWFSPSILIAVYTSLLLQHFTIADGDELGWTLRAGDAGGSTWRWINLTATMGLYAIELYLGGDGDGGAHWKTD, encoded by the exons ATGTGGTGGCTCATCAACGCCTGCTCAAGTGCCATTTTCCTGTTCAGCATCGTCCTGTCGATACCAATCGCTTTCGATGTCGGGGGCCGTGATGCTGGCCTGGCTTATTCGCTAtcacttttccttttctacATTTTCTACAGTACCAGCAAGCTTATAACGCCAGAGAAGTCTCGGATACGCTGGTTCTTCAAGAGTCTGGTTGGGTTATCACAATGGATTGTTATACCCGCATTGTTGATTTGGGCTCTCAACCGTTTCTCGGTCGATGCCGATAGTGCCAACTGGGTGTCACGTACGTTTGCCCACGTTACAGGGCACCACAAGAGCTGGAGAGAGTGGTTTTGGGGGTCTGAAGGCTTTGTGGAAAACGTTGCGTTAGGCTCTTGGGACAATACCTTGAGTTATTCGAGCCCTGTTTTCCAACTTCTCGAGGGCTTCTGCAGCTTGTTGGTGATCCAGGCTGCTGGTCAGATTGCGAGATGGCTGGTCAACCGGGGAAGAAGTGACACCTGG ATCACGCTCCTGATAATATCAGGTGCCATCAGCTCCATGGCCATTTACTTCTTATGGCGTGTCATGTGCTTCCCACAAATCGGCAACTTCGATGCCACGCTCATCGGCGTTGCCATGACCtcagccttcttcctctgcgGTTTTGGCATTGCCAGCGGCCGAGGGAATCCGATCGAGTCTTCCCTTCTTTTTGCGTACACGGTTCTCTGTGTCTATCAGATTTTCACCGATTATCAGCCCTCGCCCGAGGCTGCCGCCGCAGCGgaagctgccgctgctgcgcAGCCGGATTTTCCGCCTCTGCCGCCCATCCTCATGGCCTCCTACACCACTCTGATCCACATGCTCAGCAGTCTTCCGTCGGCTTTTGGTTTATCATTCCAGTTTCTTTACGCGGCATTCCAAACCATCACCCCTAGCGTCATCATCTCGCTGACATATCGCACCATCGTTTTCTATTGCGCTACGAGAATTATTCCGGCTGTTAGAGAGTTGGGTGCTCAGGCTATTATGGAAGAGCCCACGCTCGACGAAAGCGATGGCGCCAACCGTGTTCTTGGTTTCCTCAGCTGGTTTTCGCCTTCTATTCTGATTGCGGTATACACCAGTTTGCTCCTGCAGCACTTTACTATTGCCGATGGCGACGAGCTCGGCTGGACTCTCCGGGCCGGCGATGCTGGTGGCAGTACTTGGCGATGGATCAACTTGACGGCCACCATGGGACTTTATGCCATCGAGTTGTacctcggtggtgatggtgatggtggcgcGCACTGGAAGACGGACTGA